Proteins encoded within one genomic window of Candidatus Binatia bacterium:
- a CDS encoding peptidase M20 → MAKSTVRRILRGLFVGVVVLLAVVAGRAVLLRPELREPGKPLELPVRAEEAARRLGEGIRFRTVSYEKGPDSPDPTEEFRGMHEHLERTYRRAHTVLRREVVGGASLLYTWEGSDPSLLPVLLMGHLDVVPVEPGTEDDWQVPPFSGQIEGGFVWGRGALDDKVNVYGLLEAVELLLERGFSPRRRVFLAFGHDEELGGDEGAGGIAALLEERGVELAFVLDEGGAVVEGLAPGLERPVAAVGVGEKGYLSVELEVEMQGGHSSAPPRETAIGVLARAVRRLEERQMPSHFDGPMRAFLEAVAPYAAWPYRLVLSNLWLFGPAVERILLGMPQGNAALRTTTAPTIFRAGVKDNVLPSRASAVVNFRIYPGETSEDVLEHVRRVVGDPRVVVRPWVAREPTELSPTDSEAFGLLERAIRKIFPDAVVAPNLIPGGTDARHFRRLSRNVYGFTPMRLGSADLVRLHGTNERLSVRAFADVVRFYAQLLHDAASSDLQRTSS, encoded by the coding sequence GTGGCGAAGAGCACGGTGCGGCGGATTCTTCGCGGCCTTTTCGTGGGCGTGGTGGTTCTTCTCGCGGTCGTGGCCGGCCGCGCGGTTCTCCTCCGCCCGGAGCTGCGGGAGCCCGGAAAGCCGCTCGAGCTTCCGGTCCGGGCCGAAGAAGCCGCGAGGCGTCTCGGGGAAGGTATCCGGTTCCGAACGGTTTCCTACGAGAAGGGCCCGGACAGCCCGGACCCGACCGAGGAGTTCCGGGGGATGCACGAGCACCTCGAGCGGACCTACCGGCGGGCGCACACCGTGCTCCGGCGCGAGGTCGTGGGCGGTGCGAGTCTGCTGTACACCTGGGAAGGTTCGGACCCGTCGCTGCTCCCGGTTCTCCTCATGGGCCACCTCGACGTCGTCCCGGTCGAGCCGGGCACGGAAGACGACTGGCAGGTGCCGCCGTTCTCGGGGCAAATCGAGGGGGGGTTCGTCTGGGGACGCGGGGCGCTCGACGACAAGGTGAACGTGTACGGCCTTCTCGAAGCCGTGGAGCTTCTGCTCGAGCGGGGTTTTTCGCCTCGGCGGCGGGTGTTTCTCGCCTTCGGTCACGACGAGGAGCTCGGCGGGGACGAGGGTGCGGGAGGGATTGCGGCACTCCTCGAAGAGCGCGGGGTCGAGCTCGCCTTCGTTCTCGACGAGGGCGGCGCCGTGGTCGAGGGGCTCGCCCCGGGTCTCGAGCGCCCCGTGGCGGCCGTGGGCGTCGGGGAGAAAGGGTACCTCAGCGTCGAGCTCGAGGTCGAGATGCAGGGCGGCCACTCCTCGGCACCGCCGCGCGAGACGGCCATCGGGGTTCTCGCGCGAGCCGTCCGAAGACTCGAAGAGCGGCAGATGCCCTCGCACTTCGACGGCCCGATGCGGGCTTTTCTCGAGGCCGTGGCGCCGTACGCGGCGTGGCCCTACCGGCTCGTTCTTTCGAACCTCTGGCTCTTCGGTCCCGCGGTCGAGCGGATTCTCCTCGGGATGCCGCAGGGAAACGCGGCGCTCAGGACCACGACGGCGCCGACGATCTTCCGTGCAGGAGTCAAGGACAACGTGCTGCCTTCCCGGGCGAGCGCCGTCGTCAACTTCCGGATCTATCCGGGCGAGACGTCCGAGGACGTCCTCGAGCACGTGCGCCGGGTGGTCGGCGACCCCAGGGTCGTCGTCCGTCCCTGGGTGGCGCGCGAGCCCACGGAGCTTTCGCCTACCGACAGCGAAGCCTTCGGGCTGCTCGAGCGTGCGATCCGCAAGATCTTCCCCGACGCCGTCGTGGCGCCGAACCTGATCCCGGGGGGCACCGACGCCCGGCACTTCCGCCGCCTCTCGCGCAACGTGTACGGCTTCACGCCCATGCGTCTCGGATCCGCGGACCTGGTCCGTCTCCACGGGACGAACGAGAGGCTATCGGTCCGGGCGTTCGCCGACGTCGTCCGCTTCTACGCCCAGCTCCTCCACGACGCCGCGTCTTCGGACCTTCAGCGCACGAGCTCGTAG
- a CDS encoding aspartate aminotransferase family protein: MKLPEKGLSPEEILRRLETYRSDDMPWREGRTWAYIYDPGREAEEVIHRAYTMYLTENALDPTVFPSTLRLENEVIGIAAEHLGGDDQVVGNFTSGGTESILLAVKAARDYARKTRPGIERPEMVLPVTAHAAFQKAGHYLGVEPVLVPVDPVSFRADVEAIRRAITPRTILLVGSAVSYAHGVVDPIPEIAALARERAIWLHVDACMGGFLLPYFRRLGAEFPDFDFRVDGVTSISMDFHKYAFAAKGASSVLYRSREYRKCQMYACANWPGYTVINATVQSTKSAGPVAAAWAVLHFFGDEGYLEIARRVKEATEKVVRGIEAIPGLRVLGRPDMNLVAFTSDEASVFHIVDEMRARSWYVQPQLAYPGSKENIHLSINPTSVRWVEDFLRDLRDAVESAKKLPPGKLAALVREHLPAGGSFDENTFDALAAAAGIEGEKLPSRMAEINEVLNALSPAQREELLVEFLDRLYRPVR; encoded by the coding sequence ATGAAGCTTCCCGAAAAAGGGCTTTCCCCCGAAGAGATCCTCCGGCGGCTCGAGACCTACCGCTCGGACGACATGCCGTGGCGCGAGGGCAGGACGTGGGCCTACATCTACGACCCCGGCCGGGAGGCCGAAGAGGTGATCCACCGGGCCTACACGATGTACCTCACGGAAAACGCTCTCGACCCGACCGTGTTTCCGAGCACGCTGCGGCTCGAGAACGAGGTGATCGGTATCGCGGCCGAGCACCTCGGAGGCGACGACCAGGTCGTCGGAAACTTCACGAGCGGCGGAACGGAAAGCATCCTTCTCGCCGTCAAGGCGGCGCGGGACTACGCCCGCAAGACGCGGCCCGGGATCGAGCGGCCGGAGATGGTCCTGCCCGTGACGGCGCACGCGGCTTTCCAGAAGGCGGGCCATTACCTCGGGGTGGAGCCCGTCCTGGTCCCGGTCGATCCCGTGAGCTTCCGCGCCGACGTCGAAGCGATCCGGCGCGCGATCACGCCACGCACGATCCTTCTCGTGGGCTCGGCCGTCTCCTACGCCCACGGCGTGGTGGACCCCATCCCGGAGATCGCCGCCCTCGCCCGGGAGCGCGCTATCTGGCTCCACGTGGACGCCTGCATGGGAGGCTTTCTCCTCCCCTACTTTCGGCGGCTCGGAGCCGAATTCCCGGACTTCGATTTCCGGGTGGACGGGGTCACGTCGATTTCGATGGACTTCCACAAGTACGCGTTCGCGGCGAAGGGAGCCTCGAGTGTGCTCTACCGGAGCCGCGAGTACCGGAAATGCCAGATGTACGCCTGCGCGAACTGGCCCGGCTACACGGTGATCAACGCGACCGTGCAGAGCACGAAGTCGGCGGGGCCCGTCGCCGCCGCCTGGGCCGTCCTCCACTTTTTCGGTGACGAGGGCTACCTCGAGATCGCCCGCCGCGTGAAGGAGGCGACGGAGAAGGTCGTCCGCGGGATCGAGGCCATCCCGGGCCTCCGCGTCCTGGGACGCCCGGACATGAACCTCGTCGCCTTCACGTCGGACGAGGCGAGCGTGTTCCACATCGTCGACGAGATGCGGGCTCGCTCCTGGTACGTGCAACCCCAGCTCGCCTACCCGGGGTCGAAGGAAAACATCCACCTCTCGATCAACCCGACGAGCGTTCGCTGGGTCGAGGATTTTCTCCGCGACCTCCGGGACGCCGTCGAGAGCGCGAAGAAACTGCCGCCGGGAAAGCTCGCGGCGCTGGTTCGCGAGCATCTGCCTGCGGGCGGAAGCTTCGACGAGAACACGTTCGACGCACTCGCGGCCGCGGCCGGGATCGAAGGCGAGAAGCTTCCCTCCCGCATGGCCGAGATCAACGAGGTGCTGAACGCGCTCTCGCCCGCTCAGCGAGAGGAGCTGCTCGTCGAGTTCCTCGACCGCCTCTACCGGCCGGTGCGCTGA
- a CDS encoding hypothetical protein (possible pseudo, frameshifted) yields the protein MSTVLERFRPLFEPRGIVVAGVSTHAGKFGFVAAHNILSLGYRGELFLVHREGAEVLGRKTLRSVEEVPYGAADLVFVCTPPETVPELLRACARRGIRAAFVASGGYGETGAEGKRAEQELAALAKELGLLLAGPNGQGIVSTPVSLCAQIVAPYPPRGHIAVASQSGGFVQAFSNYARSTGVGLSRAISAGNCAALSLEDYLEYFAEDPETRAVFVYLEGLRDGRAFFERARSVTRRKPFVVLRGGVTEGGQRAAASHTGALASDERIFEGLCRQAGISRVRTVAEGFYTCAAFATLPLPEGPRVFVLTTAGGWGVLAADRVSSSSVLRLLPLPSDLRAAFDSRLPPRWSRNNPADLAGSETRDTVPECLELVAAHPEVDAVLFLGLGIQSNLGELERESPFYPGYGLERVVAYHERQDRRYARTAVELSRRYGKPVLVSTELAETRPGNPGVEEMRSLRTVAFPSVERALTALEHMVRYSRYLSRRGLARPGTENPAAQERAQSTPNRSRAR from the coding sequence GTGAGCACGGTCCTCGAACGGTTCCGGCCGCTTTTCGAACCCCGCGGGATCGTCGTCGCGGGCGTCTCGACGCACGCCGGCAAGTTCGGCTTCGTGGCCGCGCACAACATCCTGAGCCTCGGCTACCGGGGCGAGCTTTTTCTCGTCCACCGGGAAGGGGCGGAAGTCCTGGGACGCAAGACCCTCCGTTCGGTCGAGGAAGTGCCCTACGGAGCCGCGGATCTGGTTTTCGTGTGCACGCCGCCGGAAACCGTCCCCGAGCTTCTTCGCGCCTGCGCCCGGCGCGGGATTCGGGCCGCGTTCGTGGCGTCGGGCGGCTACGGGGAGACGGGAGCCGAGGGAAAGCGGGCCGAGCAGGAACTCGCGGCGCTCGCAAAAGAGCTCGGGCTTCTCCTCGCGGGACCGAACGGGCAGGGCATCGTCTCGACGCCCGTCTCGCTCTGCGCCCAGATCGTAGCGCCCTACCCTCCCCGGGGGCACATTGCCGTCGCGAGCCAGTCGGGCGGCTTCGTGCAGGCGTTTTCCAACTACGCGCGCTCGACGGGCGTGGGACTGAGCCGCGCCATTTCGGCCGGGAACTGTGCCGCGCTCTCTCTCGAAGACTACCTGGAGTACTTCGCCGAGGACCCGGAAACGCGCGCCGTTTTCGTCTACCTCGAAGGTCTCCGGGACGGGCGGGCGTTCTTCGAGCGCGCGCGTTCGGTGACGCGCCGAAAACCGTTCGTCGTCCTGCGCGGAGGAGTCACAGAAGGAGGGCAGCGTGCCGCCGCCTCCCACACGGGGGCGCTCGCCAGCGACGAGCGCATTTTCGAGGGACTCTGCCGTCAGGCGGGAATCTCGCGGGTTCGCACGGTCGCCGAGGGGTTCTACACGTGCGCCGCGTTCGCGACGCTACCGCTTCCGGAGGGCCCGCGGGTCTTCGTTCTCACGACCGCCGGGGGCTGGGGCGTGCTCGCCGCGGATCGTGTCTCGTCCTCTTCCGTCCTCCGCCTCCTGCCGCTTCCCTCGGACCTGCGTGCCGCGTTCGACTCGAGACTGCCCCCACGGTGGAGCCGGAACAACCCCGCCGATCTCGCGGGGAGCGAAACGCGGGATACCGTGCCCGAGTGTCTCGAGCTCGTCGCGGCCCATCCCGAGGTCGACGCCGTCCTTTTTCTGGGCCTCGGCATCCAGTCGAACCTGGGTGAGCTCGAAAGAGAAAGCCCTTTCTACCCGGGCTACGGGCTCGAGCGCGTCGTGGCCTACCACGAGCGACAGGACCGCCGCTACGCCCGCACGGCCGTGGAGCTCTCGCGGAGGTACGGAAAGCCCGTCCTCGTCTCGACCGAACTCGCGGAAACCCGACCCGGGAACCCGGGCGTCGAAGAGATGCGAAGTCTCCGCACCGTGGCGTTCCCGTCCGTCGAGCGGGCGCTCACGGCGCTCGAACACATGGTGCGTTACTCGCGCTATCTCTCGCGTCGGGGCCTCGCGAGGCCCGGGACCGAGAACCCGGCCGCTCAGGAAAGGGCCCAGTCGACACCGAACCGCTCGCGGGCCCGCTGA
- the php gene encoding phosphotriesterase — translation MAKVNGVLGPIDTADLGFTLMHEHVLVANWSMRMAFPDWIDREAHVERAVREVRSAKERGVRTIVDLTPINLGRDIHVIREVAEKAEMQIIAATGFYWTEEPFFLGWDADRLVEILVRDITHGIQGTDAKAGIIKCATDEPGVTPTNRKLLQVAARLHRATGVPISTHTHVQSLTGLAQQDVFEEEGVDLRRVVIGHCGDTEDLDLLERILRRGSFVGMDRFGLDMILPTEKRVSVVAELCRRGWAGQIVLSHDACCHIDWAPPGLLEAAVPRWNFRHIPDDVLPALRKEGVSEEDIRTMTVDNPRKIFEQQGAY, via the coding sequence ATGGCGAAAGTGAACGGCGTCCTCGGGCCGATCGACACGGCGGATCTCGGCTTCACGCTCATGCACGAGCACGTCCTGGTAGCGAACTGGTCCATGCGGATGGCCTTCCCGGACTGGATCGACCGCGAAGCTCACGTCGAACGGGCGGTCCGGGAGGTTCGGAGCGCCAAAGAACGCGGCGTGAGGACGATCGTCGACCTCACGCCCATCAACCTCGGGCGTGACATCCACGTGATCCGGGAGGTGGCCGAGAAAGCCGAGATGCAGATCATCGCGGCCACGGGATTCTACTGGACCGAAGAGCCCTTCTTTCTGGGCTGGGACGCGGACCGGCTCGTGGAAATCCTCGTCCGTGACATCACGCACGGGATCCAGGGCACGGACGCGAAAGCCGGGATCATCAAGTGCGCGACCGACGAACCGGGCGTCACGCCGACGAACCGCAAGCTTCTCCAGGTGGCGGCCCGGCTCCACCGCGCGACCGGCGTCCCGATTTCCACGCACACCCACGTCCAGAGCCTCACCGGCCTCGCGCAGCAGGACGTGTTCGAGGAAGAAGGGGTGGACCTGCGACGCGTCGTGATCGGTCACTGCGGAGACACCGAAGACCTCGATCTCCTCGAGCGGATCCTGCGGCGCGGGAGCTTCGTCGGCATGGACCGCTTCGGTCTCGACATGATCCTGCCGACCGAAAAGCGCGTGAGCGTCGTCGCCGAGCTCTGCCGACGAGGGTGGGCCGGGCAGATCGTGCTCTCGCACGACGCGTGCTGCCACATCGACTGGGCACCGCCGGGGCTTCTCGAGGCGGCCGTCCCGCGGTGGAATTTCCGCCACATTCCCGACGACGTCCTGCCCGCGCTCCGGAAGGAGGGGGTTTCGGAAGAAGACATCCGGACGATGACCGTGGACAATCCCCGGAAAATTTTCGAGCAGCAGGGGGCGTACTGA
- a CDS encoding deacetylase, whose amino-acid sequence MEHRVLDDRARERLRYVRVRQGPVDLSRFPDFLVVGPQRTGTTWLHAHLRFHPDVFLAEPKELFFFNRLKDPSHPRFRSNELEWYLSFFSDPWWRWLGKNLLTLARYGEFYRPRVRGEATASYAAMERDLIEEIHALNPRLKVVLTIRHPVDRAWSHAKKDLARNRGRRLEDVPPEEWKAFFLDPYQLRCGRYAELYETWAGVFGPENVFVGRFEDIATRPEGLLLDVLRFLGARAEPRFVPRSVRRVVNPTHRSEVPAEHRAFLSELFRDEIQRARERFGVDWALS is encoded by the coding sequence GTGGAGCACCGTGTCCTCGACGACCGGGCCCGCGAGCGGCTGCGCTACGTGCGCGTCCGGCAGGGCCCCGTCGATCTCTCGCGATTTCCCGACTTCCTCGTCGTCGGCCCGCAGAGGACCGGCACGACCTGGCTCCACGCGCATCTCCGCTTCCATCCCGACGTTTTTCTCGCCGAGCCCAAGGAGCTTTTCTTTTTCAACCGGCTCAAGGACCCTTCGCATCCCAGATTCCGCTCGAACGAACTCGAGTGGTACCTCTCGTTTTTTTCCGACCCGTGGTGGCGGTGGCTCGGGAAGAATCTCCTGACGCTCGCGCGGTACGGCGAGTTCTACCGGCCCCGGGTGCGAGGCGAGGCGACGGCCAGCTACGCGGCCATGGAGCGCGACCTGATCGAGGAAATCCACGCGCTCAACCCCCGCCTCAAGGTCGTGCTCACGATCCGGCATCCCGTCGACCGGGCCTGGTCCCACGCCAAAAAAGACCTGGCACGCAACCGCGGGCGGCGGCTCGAGGACGTACCGCCGGAAGAGTGGAAAGCGTTTTTCCTCGACCCCTACCAGCTCCGTTGCGGCAGGTACGCGGAGCTCTACGAGACCTGGGCGGGTGTGTTCGGCCCGGAGAACGTTTTCGTGGGCCGCTTCGAAGACATCGCCACGCGCCCCGAGGGGCTTCTCCTCGACGTCCTGCGGTTTCTCGGAGCGAGGGCCGAGCCGCGCTTCGTGCCGAGGAGCGTAAGGCGGGTCGTGAACCCGACGCACCGCTCCGAAGTTCCCGCCGAGCACCGAGCTTTTCTTTCGGAGCTTTTCCGCGACGAGATTCAGCGGGCCCGCGAGCGGTTCGGTGTCGACTGGGCCCTTTCCTGA
- the pksS gene encoding polyketide biosynthesis cytochrome P450 PksS (possible pseudo, frameshifted): protein MLGLDPPEHDRLRSLVNQAFTPRVLRHLEPRIERTARELLDRALDEREIDFVKALAYPLPVIVIAELIGVPPEDRERFKTWSDRAVEDLGTGLFVLPSRERLARVRELLGEMGAYFSALARERLRNPQEDLLTGLVHAEVEGSKLTHDELVRMLTLLLVAGNETTTTLLGNAILELLDHPAELARLRSDPGLLPSAVEEILRFSSPVQLDPRRATRDVEVRGHRIRKDQVVVCWIGSANHDEEVFPDPERFDIGREDNRHLAFGFGVHYCLGANLARLETQVALRVLLERTRSFERVGSDPLPLHPSIVFRGVTSLPLRLVPA from the coding sequence ATGCTCGGCCTCGATCCACCCGAGCACGATCGGCTGCGGAGCCTCGTGAACCAGGCCTTCACGCCCAGGGTGTTGCGCCACCTCGAGCCCCGGATCGAGCGGACGGCGCGGGAGCTTCTCGACCGGGCTCTCGACGAGCGCGAGATCGACTTCGTGAAAGCCCTGGCTTACCCGCTGCCGGTCATCGTCATCGCCGAACTCATCGGGGTTCCTCCCGAGGACCGCGAGCGCTTCAAGACATGGTCCGACCGCGCGGTGGAAGATCTCGGGACGGGCCTTTTCGTTCTACCGTCGCGCGAACGCCTCGCCCGCGTCCGCGAGCTTCTCGGGGAAATGGGTGCCTACTTCTCCGCCCTTGCGCGCGAGCGGCTCCGCAACCCGCAGGAAGACCTGCTGACCGGTCTCGTCCATGCCGAGGTGGAAGGTTCGAAACTCACGCACGACGAGCTCGTGCGGATGCTCACGCTGCTTCTGGTCGCGGGGAACGAGACCACGACGACTCTTCTCGGCAACGCCATCCTGGAGCTTCTCGACCATCCGGCGGAACTCGCTCGCCTGCGTTCGGACCCGGGCCTTCTGCCCTCCGCCGTCGAAGAGATCCTCCGTTTCTCGTCGCCGGTCCAGCTCGACCCGCGCCGGGCGACCCGCGACGTCGAAGTTCGCGGGCACCGGATCCGCAAGGACCAGGTCGTGGTCTGCTGGATCGGTTCGGCCAACCACGACGAGGAGGTCTTCCCCGACCCCGAGCGGTTCGACATCGGGCGCGAGGACAACCGCCACCTGGCCTTCGGCTTCGGCGTCCACTACTGCCTCGGGGCCAATCTGGCGCGGCTCGAGACGCAGGTGGCGCTGCGAGTCCTTCTCGAGCGGACTCGCTCCTTCGAGCGGGTCGGGTCGGATCCCCTGCCGCTCCACCCGAGCATCGTCTTCCGCGGCGTCACGAGCCTACCGCTGCGCCTCGTGCCCGCCTGA
- a CDS encoding acetyl-CoA synthetase has translation MRRTLSEFESKRRLAPFGIPFPREELARSPEEAARTAASVGFPVALKACGEGLAHKTERGLVVLDLRDGPSVERAAREILGRIGPEDGEVELLVSRMVPGRRELIAGCTRDETFGPCILLGLGGIFAEVLRRVTFRLLPIERVDAEEMLEELEDTGFFGEFRGEPPADREALVSLLLGLAGFASSDPSVLAVDLNPVVLSEGRPVAVDALVEVGES, from the coding sequence TTGCGCAGGACACTTTCCGAATTCGAATCGAAACGGCGCCTCGCCCCCTTCGGCATCCCCTTTCCCCGGGAAGAGCTCGCCCGGAGCCCGGAGGAGGCGGCGCGAACGGCCGCGTCGGTGGGTTTTCCCGTGGCGCTCAAAGCCTGCGGCGAGGGTCTCGCCCACAAGACCGAACGCGGTCTCGTCGTCCTCGACCTGCGCGACGGCCCGAGCGTCGAGCGGGCGGCGCGCGAGATTCTGGGCCGTATCGGGCCCGAGGACGGCGAGGTCGAGCTTCTCGTCTCCCGCATGGTTCCCGGGCGGCGCGAGCTCATCGCGGGCTGCACCCGAGACGAGACCTTCGGCCCCTGCATTCTGCTCGGACTCGGGGGCATTTTCGCCGAGGTGCTGCGGCGGGTTACCTTCCGCCTTCTTCCGATCGAGCGGGTGGATGCCGAGGAAATGCTCGAGGAGCTCGAAGACACGGGCTTTTTCGGGGAGTTCCGTGGCGAGCCCCCGGCCGACCGCGAAGCCCTCGTTTCGCTTCTTCTGGGCCTCGCCGGCTTCGCGTCGTCGGACCCCTCGGTCCTTGCCGTCGATCTCAACCCGGTCGTCCTTTCCGAGGGAAGGCCCGTCGCCGTCGACGCGCTGGTCGAGGTGGGCGAGTCGTGA
- a CDS encoding taurine dioxygenase has product MTAPVAKSEKAELGRGSPFRLGTPYGDLPLVFEPAESRRVEELAAWLRENRDWVEERLARHGAFLFRGFDVRRAEDFEKIALAIDEELQTEYLGTSPRQALTPRVFTASELPGYYPIPEHCEMSFLPKPPRRVFFSCLEEPEEGSGETPLCDFRKVWRDLDPAVRRRFEEGGIRIVRNYSGPRSKGFDFWKLKRWDEMFLTTDKSVVEAKCREHGFEVTWLPNDGLRLVHTQPVFRDHPRTGERVWHNHTQVFHLSAAPGEYARIFRLRPSARIFFLWQLSRVLVWAKRTFTSSEAQAMHCTYADGREIPDADMEHVRDVIWRHLVVFPWRRGDVLAIDNHSVAHGRLPYRGRRLVAVAWA; this is encoded by the coding sequence GTGACTGCACCGGTCGCAAAAAGCGAAAAGGCAGAACTCGGCCGAGGTTCGCCCTTCCGACTCGGCACGCCTTACGGCGACCTTCCGCTCGTCTTCGAGCCCGCAGAAAGCCGACGGGTCGAGGAGCTGGCCGCGTGGCTCCGCGAGAACCGGGACTGGGTCGAGGAGCGGCTCGCCCGACACGGCGCTTTTCTTTTCCGCGGCTTCGACGTGAGGCGGGCCGAGGACTTCGAGAAAATCGCGCTCGCGATCGACGAAGAGCTCCAGACGGAGTATCTCGGCACCTCGCCGCGGCAGGCTCTCACGCCGCGTGTTTTCACGGCGAGCGAGCTGCCGGGCTACTACCCCATCCCCGAGCACTGCGAGATGAGCTTTCTCCCGAAACCTCCCCGACGGGTCTTTTTCTCCTGCCTCGAAGAACCCGAGGAAGGAAGCGGCGAGACCCCACTCTGCGACTTCCGCAAAGTGTGGAGGGATCTCGACCCGGCCGTGCGGCGCCGCTTCGAGGAGGGCGGCATCCGGATCGTCCGGAACTACAGCGGGCCCCGGAGCAAGGGCTTCGACTTCTGGAAGCTGAAACGCTGGGACGAAATGTTCCTCACGACGGACAAGAGCGTCGTCGAGGCGAAGTGCCGCGAGCACGGCTTCGAAGTCACCTGGCTTCCGAACGACGGGCTCCGGCTCGTGCACACGCAGCCCGTCTTCCGCGACCATCCCAGGACCGGGGAGCGCGTGTGGCACAACCACACGCAGGTCTTCCACCTCTCCGCCGCCCCGGGCGAGTACGCCAGGATTTTCCGCCTGCGGCCCAGTGCCAGGATTTTTTTCCTCTGGCAGCTCTCGCGGGTTCTCGTGTGGGCGAAGCGCACGTTCACGTCGAGCGAAGCCCAGGCCATGCACTGCACGTACGCGGACGGACGCGAAATTCCCGACGCCGACATGGAGCACGTGCGCGACGTCATCTGGCGGCACCTCGTCGTCTTCCCCTGGCGCCGGGGAGACGTGCTTGCCATCGACAACCACTCCGTCGCGCACGGCCGGCTGCCCTACCGGGGCCGGAGACTCGTCGCCGTCGCCTGGGCCTGA
- a CDS encoding cytochrome P450 produces the protein MTAATEQTFDLDTIDIVDPDRYARFGYPHAEWAYLRRHAPLFWYDRPNVDPFWAVTKRDDIVWISKQPSLFRNAPRLAVFTHEYEAPPEDNLPVRHLLNMDPPEHAKYRHLVSRHFTPRAVRRLAPEVERIAREAVASLEGRTECDFVQDVSAKVPLAVIAELLGVPRSDWELLFRWTNEVIGSADPEFQQGKSTMETVERARIEVFEYFQNMVEERRKKPREDIVSVLANARLDGEPLPVLELLSYFFLLVVAGNETTRNATTGGLLAFLEHPEEWEKLRRDPALLPSAVEEIVRWTSPVIQFCRTAVEDVEIRGRKIRRGDSLCLFYPSAGRDEDWFEDPDRFRIDRNPNPHISFGVGEHFCLGAHLARLELEAVFRELLRRLGEAELAGPVERLRSSFVGGIKHMPIRYELVR, from the coding sequence GTGACAGCAGCGACCGAACAGACGTTCGACCTCGACACGATCGACATCGTCGACCCGGACCGCTACGCCCGCTTCGGCTACCCGCACGCCGAGTGGGCCTACCTGCGCCGGCATGCGCCCCTCTTCTGGTACGACCGCCCGAACGTGGACCCCTTCTGGGCCGTCACCAAGCGGGACGACATCGTCTGGATCTCGAAGCAGCCCTCGCTCTTCCGGAACGCCCCGCGACTGGCCGTCTTCACGCACGAGTACGAGGCCCCGCCGGAGGACAACCTGCCCGTGCGGCACCTCCTCAACATGGATCCTCCCGAGCACGCGAAGTACCGGCACCTGGTGAGCCGGCACTTCACCCCCCGAGCCGTACGGAGGCTCGCGCCGGAGGTGGAGCGCATCGCGCGCGAAGCGGTGGCGAGTCTCGAGGGGCGGACCGAGTGCGATTTCGTCCAGGACGTCTCCGCCAAGGTCCCGCTCGCCGTCATCGCCGAGCTTCTCGGTGTGCCGCGCTCGGACTGGGAGCTTCTCTTCCGCTGGACGAACGAGGTCATCGGGTCGGCCGACCCCGAGTTCCAGCAGGGGAAGTCCACGATGGAGACCGTCGAGCGGGCGCGCATCGAGGTTTTCGAGTACTTCCAGAACATGGTCGAGGAGCGGCGGAAAAAACCGCGCGAGGACATCGTGAGCGTGCTCGCGAACGCGAGGCTCGACGGGGAGCCGCTTCCGGTTCTCGAGCTGCTCTCGTACTTTTTCCTCCTCGTCGTCGCGGGGAACGAGACCACGAGAAACGCGACCACGGGCGGCCTTCTCGCCTTTCTCGAGCACCCCGAGGAGTGGGAGAAGCTCCGGCGCGACCCCGCGCTCCTGCCGTCGGCCGTCGAGGAAATCGTGCGCTGGACCTCCCCGGTCATCCAGTTCTGCCGTACCGCCGTCGAGGACGTGGAAATCCGGGGCCGGAAGATCCGCCGCGGAGACTCCCTCTGCCTTTTCTACCCCTCGGCGGGACGTGACGAGGACTGGTTCGAGGACCCCGACCGCTTCCGGATCGACCGGAACCCGAACCCCCACATCTCCTTCGGGGTGGGCGAGCACTTCTGCCTCGGGGCCCATCTCGCCCGGCTCGAGCTCGAGGCGGTCTTCCGCGAGCTCCTGCGCAGGCTGGGCGAAGCCGAGCTCGCGGGTCCCGTCGAGCGGCTCCGCTCGAGCTTCGTCGGGGGCATCAAGCACATGCCGATCCGCTACGAGCTCGTGCGCTGA
- a CDS encoding putative phenylacetic acid degradation-related protein — translation MAATFEHFDRKVAEAMIEANARDAGLPRYLGVRFVRFEPGRLVAEAPVRPEFLTPFGTMHGGIMAALVDHVLGCVLYPLMQRGQWAATTEFKLNYLAPVRSGTIVAESQVVAFTRTTAVVRVEVTNEERLVAVALGTLLVRDPKGKEPSS, via the coding sequence GTGGCCGCAACGTTCGAGCACTTCGACCGAAAAGTCGCCGAGGCCATGATCGAGGCCAACGCCCGCGACGCGGGTCTGCCGCGCTACCTCGGCGTCCGCTTCGTCCGGTTCGAGCCGGGAAGGCTCGTCGCCGAAGCCCCTGTGCGCCCCGAGTTTCTCACGCCTTTCGGTACCATGCACGGCGGCATCATGGCGGCACTCGTGGACCACGTGCTCGGCTGCGTCCTCTACCCGCTCATGCAGCGCGGCCAGTGGGCGGCGACGACCGAGTTCAAGCTCAACTACCTGGCCCCCGTCCGCTCGGGCACGATCGTAGCGGAGTCGCAGGTGGTGGCTTTCACGCGTACGACCGCCGTCGTGCGCGTCGAGGTGACGAACGAGGAGCGGCTCGTGGCCGTGGCTCTCGGCACGCTTCTCGTTCGCGATCCCAAGGGAAAGGAGCCGAGCTCGTGA